A segment of the Desulfomonilaceae bacterium genome:
AGCGGCTTGTATAGTGGCTTGATAAATTCAATATCCCGGTACTTGACAAAATGGTGCCAGAGAGACCAAACAACAAGAGCGGTTTCGTCTTCCTGGATGGGCAGTTGAGCCTGTCCCTCGCTATACCAGGGATGCCATGAAGAAGCGAGTGTTCGATCAGGATTGTACTTGTGCAGGAGATACCCTTCCTTCTCTATTACATCCCCAGCAAACTGGTAAAAGGCTTGGGCCGGCATAACGTACCCCGCTTGATCGAGGGCATTTGCGACGAGCGCCCCATCTCGCGGCCAGACATAAGAATAAGTGTCCCGATTGAAGTGGACTATGTCTGAATCATTCGCTGCAAGAATGCCTCCCTGCCAGTCTATCTGGGTCTGTAAGACGAGAAGACTTCGACTGTACAACTTTCCGATATTGGGTGGCAATAAATCCAGACGCGGGGTCTCCTTGCGGACCCAGAGACTCCAGTAATCGGCTGTTCGAGAAACTAGGGTCTCTGGCCCCTTGTCTCTAACAATAGCATCGAGGACACGGACTTGGTTCCATGTCTCCGCCGCGGTCAACCAGAAATGGGCTTTCCCTTTGGAAAGTCCGTCAACCTCAAGACTAAAACAGATCACGGAATCCACTGCTCCTTGAGCGATCGGATTGCCGGATAGAACGCCGTCTTCGGCATCCCTAAAAGTCCCTTCTAGCCCACGAATGTCTTTCTGGCCCGTCGCAAAGCCGAGGAGACCGGGGTGAGTTTCCGTTGCGCCATTGAGAAGAAAGTACCTGGCTGCTTTGTAATGGACTATTCCACCAGTCTCTGGATCGTAAGCCGCTGTATTCCCGACGTCGTTCCCGTAAATGCTGAAGTCGTGGGAAAGAAAAATTCGGATCTCCCTTGGTTTCGGCCACAAGTTCTCTATCTCCATCTCACGGATGTAGATGTTCTCATGAAAGTCTACCGCATCGTGAACCGAGATAAGCAGGCCAAGATTCTGATTGTAAAGACTCACATTGGTGACAAGTGTATCAGGAACATATCGGAGATCCAATTTCCAACCGTCTTCGATCCAAGAGAACTGACCGTCAACCCACACTCCATAGCGACAATAATTGCCATTGACATGATTCTCTTGTCCCACGTGAGGGAAATACAGGTCCCTGATCCGATATTCACGGTCGAAGCATATGAGAAGTCTTCCATTACCTACCGGAATGTCTCTGGGCACTGTAACAGTCCTTTCATAAGGGAATGCGAACCACTGTCTTGATTTTTATCAACGGAACTCCCACCCTTACCTTTTCCAGATAAACATTTGGCTCCACACAAGCAGTCATGACAGCCAAATCTTCTTCCCACCGGCTCAAAGAACACTCGTTCCCCAAACAGTTTGAGCTATGATTAAAACTTGTTTAAATTCATCAACCTTCAAATCAATTCTTTTTTTCCGGAAAGCGTTCTTTTATCATTTCCCTTGCTTTGTCGACGCCTTCCTCAGCCTTTTCCTTTAGTTTTTCAGCGGCGTCTTTAGCTTTCTCGATGCTGGGGCCAGCCTTTTCTTTGAGTTTTTCCGCTTCAGCTTTGGCCTTTTCCATTCCTTCAGCGGCTTTCTCCTTTAGCTTTTCGAGTGTGCTCTTGGGACACGCTTTTTCCAGCGCTTCCTCTGCCTGCTCTTTACGAGCAAAGGGTCCAGCGATAGTATCGGCAGTCTTGACTTCAGATTTAATGACCGTACATGCATTGTCTTTGCTCTTAATCACCACCCAACTATCGGCGGCGGCGAAAACGA
Coding sequences within it:
- a CDS encoding glycoside hydrolase family 15 protein, which codes for MPRDIPVGNGRLLICFDREYRIRDLYFPHVGQENHVNGNYCRYGVWVDGQFSWIEDGWKLDLRYVPDTLVTNVSLYNQNLGLLISVHDAVDFHENIYIREMEIENLWPKPREIRIFLSHDFSIYGNDVGNTAAYDPETGGIVHYKAARYFLLNGATETHPGLLGFATGQKDIRGLEGTFRDAEDGVLSGNPIAQGAVDSVICFSLEVDGLSKGKAHFWLTAAETWNQVRVLDAIVRDKGPETLVSRTADYWSLWVRKETPRLDLLPPNIGKLYSRSLLVLQTQIDWQGGILAANDSDIVHFNRDTYSYVWPRDGALVANALDQAGYVMPAQAFYQFAGDVIEKEGYLLHKYNPDRTLASSWHPWYSEGQAQLPIQEDETALVVWSLWHHFVKYRDIEFIKPLYKPLIKNAAEFMRSFRDEQTGLPSPSYDLWEERRGIWSFTVGAVFGGLTAASLFCTVFGENRKAEEYRKAATEIRDAASVYLWREDLNRFCRMLNRNSQGKLEVDSTRDASIWGLFAFGLYSADDPKIVSTMSDLRDKLWVGAGVGGMARYENDYYHQVSKDVPGNPWFVCTLWLADFLAERAPDEKGIAEAVEILQWVTDHALPSSILAEQAHPFTGDPISVSPLTWSHATFVATVHRILRRLGAMKTCPECGSPLADHGKRDDWIQMLYTEACNEIYGMCRVE
- a CDS encoding Rv0909 family putative TA system antitoxin, with the protein product MKVNQTLGLFVGILFLLTTVVVFAAADSWVVIKSKDNACTVIKSEVKTADTIAGPFARKEQAEEALEKACPKSTLEKLKEKAAEGMEKAKAEAEKLKEKAGPSIEKAKDAAEKLKEKAEEGVDKAREMIKERFPEKKN